One window from the genome of Methylomarinovum caldicuralii encodes:
- a CDS encoding addiction module antidote protein, whose protein sequence is MNDPIKIHELPVFDPAEHLKDRKDIAAYLAAVLEEGDPAELAQALGVVAKARGMTEIAREAGISRETLYRALQPGNSPKMDIIIKVCRALGCKLTVIAA, encoded by the coding sequence ATGAACGATCCCATCAAAATCCACGAATTGCCTGTTTTCGACCCGGCGGAACACCTCAAAGACCGGAAGGACATCGCTGCCTATCTGGCTGCCGTACTGGAAGAAGGCGATCCGGCGGAACTGGCCCAGGCTTTGGGCGTCGTCGCCAAGGCGCGCGGCATGACGGAAATCGCTCGGGAAGCCGGCATCAGCCGGGAAACGCTGTATCGCGCCCTGCAACCAGGCAATTCTCCCAAGATGGACATCATCATCAAGGTATGCCGGGCCTTGGGTTGCAAGCTGACCGTGATCGCAGCCTGA
- a CDS encoding type II toxin-antitoxin system RelE/ParE family toxin: MAIDYNGGMYRIKRTDEFAAWLDGLRDHQAKARLIRRLERAARGNLGDVRSIGHGVFAMREHFGPGWRMYYAQCGNALIVMLGGGDKSTQATDIAKAIELAQRLEE; the protein is encoded by the coding sequence ATGGCGATCGATTACAATGGGGGCATGTATCGAATCAAACGCACCGATGAATTTGCCGCTTGGCTGGACGGTCTCAGGGATCATCAGGCAAAAGCCCGCCTGATCCGGCGTCTGGAGCGGGCCGCCCGGGGGAATTTGGGGGATGTCCGGTCCATCGGCCATGGCGTGTTTGCAATGCGGGAACACTTCGGCCCGGGATGGCGCATGTATTACGCTCAATGCGGTAATGCGCTGATCGTCATGCTCGGTGGCGGCGACAAATCCACTCAGGCAACGGATATCGCCAAAGCCATCGAGCTGGCCCAACGTCTAGAGGAATGA